GCAGAAACAGAGCCATTGTAAGTACAAGAAGCACCAAGATAACCCCTGCCGTTCTCATCCGCCCGCCCCTCCTTTCGCCCGGACACTCTTACGCGCCATATACAAAAAGAACGGTACGCCGATCACCGCTGTCATCACACCGATTGGCGCTTCCCCCGGCATAATGACATATCGAGCCGCAATATCCGCGGCCAGCAGAAGAACGGCTCCTAACACAGCGCTGTAGGGTATCACCCACCGATAATCGACTCCAACCAGAAAGCGCGCAATATGCGGAGTAACAAGCCCTACAAAGCCGATAGATCCCGCCACCGCTACGGAGCTTCCCGCGAGTACGACGATTGTTCCTGCAACAGCAGCTCGAACCAGCGCTCCCCGTTGCCCAAGACCGCGCGAAATGTCCTCGCCCGCTGAGAGAATATTCAAGGGATGCGCTAACAGACAAGCGGCAGCTCCAGCTGCCAGCATATAAGGCAGAACCGGCAGCAATGATTCGGCAGCTTTGCCAGCAACGGATCCGGCTAGCCAGAACATCACGTTTTGAAGCCCCGCTTCATCCATAACGAGCATACCTTGCGTCAATGAGCCGAATAGCGCAGACATGGCGGCTCCGGCTATCACCACCTTCATGGGTGACATGCCTTCCTTGCCCAGGGATCCAAGCAGGTAGACAGCTGTCGAAGCAAGTGCGGCTCCTGCAAAAGCGACCCATATTAGCTGATCCACTGCGGTAATCGGGAGACATGCAAGAGCAAGTACGACAAAAAATACAGCGCCTGCATTAATCCCGAAAATCCCCGGCGAAGCCAGGGCATTTCGGGTCAAGGCCTGCATAAGCGCTCCTGCAACGGCCAAATTCACACCTATCATAGCCGCAAACAGAGCTCTCGGCAGGCGTGTAGTACGGATAATGACATGCTCGGTTGAAGAAGGCTGATAATGTATAAACGAATCCCAGGCTGTTATCCAGCTGATTTTGGTAGCGCCAAGCACAATGCTTAAACAGACAAAGACGAGCAGAATCACGATGCCAAGCATCAATCCTGCCGCTTTCCAAGGTGTTTGATGCAATAACGGTCTCACGAAGCCCACCTCTTTGCTTATTGCTGTAAACTTCTTGAGGCTGCTAACTCCCATGAGTCAACAGCCTCGCGAATCGAACTTATTTGGTCAAACCGTAAAAGCCGTAGAGATCATCGACCATCTCCATGGCCGCGAGCGGGCCCGAGCCGTTATTCCAAACAGCCGTATCCACTTCAAATACTTGTTTGTTCTTGACGGCTTTTAATTGTTTCCAAAGCGGATGCTCGGTCCATGCTTTTCTCAAATCAAGCCGGCCGTCATTTCTCGTTGTGCTGGTTTGGTCAAATATGATATCTGCATCCATTTGCGGAATGTTTTCTTTGGAGGTGAGCTGCACACCCCATTCGGTGCCTCTCTGGCTGGCCGGACGAGCAACGCCCAATTCCTGCAGGACAAGAGCTGAAAATCCGGTATACACGATTCTTGCGTGATCAACGCGGAAATCGACGATCCCCGCTTCCTGCTTCAATTTGTCACCCATCTTGGCCTTGAAGTCGGCTGCTTTGCGATCCCATTCGCTTAAGAACTGCTTTTCTTCTTCCTGCTTGTTCATTGCCTCCGCCGAAACGTGAAGCGTATCCTTCCAAATATGCACTTCTTCCAGCATGACGGTCGGCGCGATGGCGCTGAGTTGATCGTAAATTTTTTCATCACGGGTCTTCGAACCGATAATTAAATCAGGCTGGAGGGCTACCAGCTTCTCCAAGTCCGGCTGATTTTCTGATCCGAGATTGGTAACGCCGTCCA
This genomic window from Paenibacillus hexagrammi contains:
- a CDS encoding ABC transporter substrate-binding protein; protein product: MVRPNRLSLMLGAVILAVLTLAGCQPQQQAGASPEPATAGAKEASATAPVSSAPVSADNQLVRSVKHAMGTTEIKGTPKRVVTLFQGATDASLALHVKPVGAVEAWIEQPWYNYIRAQMDGVTNLGSENQPDLEKLVALQPDLIIGSKTRDEKIYDQLSAIAPTVMLEEVHIWKDTLHVSAEAMNKQEEEKQFLSEWDRKAADFKAKMGDKLKQEAGIVDFRVDHARIVYTGFSALVLQELGVARPASQRGTEWGVQLTSKENIPQMDADIIFDQTSTTRNDGRLDLRKAWTEHPLWKQLKAVKNKQVFEVDTAVWNNGSGPLAAMEMVDDLYGFYGLTK
- a CDS encoding FecCD family ABC transporter permease; the encoded protein is MRPLLHQTPWKAAGLMLGIVILLVFVCLSIVLGATKISWITAWDSFIHYQPSSTEHVIIRTTRLPRALFAAMIGVNLAVAGALMQALTRNALASPGIFGINAGAVFFVVLALACLPITAVDQLIWVAFAGAALASTAVYLLGSLGKEGMSPMKVVIAGAAMSALFGSLTQGMLVMDEAGLQNVMFWLAGSVAGKAAESLLPVLPYMLAAGAAACLLAHPLNILSAGEDISRGLGQRGALVRAAVAGTIVVLAGSSVAVAGSIGFVGLVTPHIARFLVGVDYRWVIPYSAVLGAVLLLAADIAARYVIMPGEAPIGVMTAVIGVPFFLYMARKSVRAKGGAGG